From the genome of Glycine max cultivar Williams 82 chromosome 2, Glycine_max_v4.0, whole genome shotgun sequence, one region includes:
- the LOC100782199 gene encoding transcription factor MYB61, whose protein sequence is MGRHSCCYKQKLRKGLWSPEEDEKLLRHITKYGHGCWSSVPKQAGLQRCGKSCRLRWINYLRPDLKRGTFSQEEENLIIELHAVLGNRWSQIAAQLPGRTDNEIKNLWNSCLKKKLRQKGIDPVTHKPLSEVENGEKAAEVSNELNLLKSESSKSDSASYEQRTSISPKAYAPEMDGSCSSKIEINFVTNNNCYNKDLFLDRFMSSSRQESYTTSCQPSDLMGNFPIQMSYATNDQCLPNDSNSSHWFSQTGRSFDMNTEFPFNAAVTSINPTPTTNLFLPNNSFCYKPSLAVPSDNVSIPYGSHYWEASASNNSNSSTELRSSSPLNIFSSWGLADCGTSTTKEAQIHMMENHNTEEAKWDEYLHNPISMLASSVQNQAPESLCNDIKTSMHLVPDTLGAMLPHNHTKQQEQSQTSSFFSKDIQKLRAAFGHM, encoded by the exons atGGGAAGGCACTCTTGTTGTTACAAGCAGAAGCTTAGGAAGGGTCTTTGGTCTCCTGAGGAGGATGAAAAACTTCTGAGGCATATTACTAAGTATGGTCATGGATGTTGGAGTTCTGTGCCTAAGCAAGCAG GTCTGCAAAGGTGTGGTAAGAGCTGCAGGCTTAGGTGGATCAATTATTTAAGGCCTGATTTAAAAAGAGGAACATTCtcacaagaagaagaaaaccttATCATTGAACTTCATGCAGTATTAGGGAACAG GTGGTCTCAAATTGCGGCACAGTTGCCGGGGAGAACAGACAATGAAATAAAGAATCTGTGGAACTCTTGCTTGAAGAAGAAACTGAGGCAAAAGGGAATAGACCCTGTCACACATAAACCACTGTCtgaggttgagaatggagagaAAGCAGCAGAAGTGTCTAATGAACTGAACCTCCTGAAATCAGAGAGCTCCAAGTCTGATTCAGCATCCTATGAGCAGAGAACATCAATTTCTCCAAAAGCCTATGCACCTGAGATGGATGGTTCCTGCAGCTCCAAGATTGAAATCAATTTTGTAACCAACAACAACTGTTACAACAAAGACTTGTTCCTAGACAGGTTTATGAGTAGTAGCCGCCAAGAGAGTTACACCACTAGTTGCCAGCCCTCAGATTTGATGGGGAATTTTCCAATTCAGATGAGTTATGCAACCAATGATCAGTGTCTCCCTAATGATTCAAACTCTAGTCATTGGTTCAGCCAAACTGGAAGGTCTTTTGATATGAACACTGAGTTTCCTTTCAATGCCGCTGTCACTTCTATCAATCCTACACCTACAACCAACTTGTTTCTTCCTAATAATTCTTTTTGCTACAAGCCTTCACTTGCTGTTCCCTCTGACAATGTTTCCATACCCTATGGATCCCATTACTGGGAAGCCAGTGCCTCCAACAACAGCAATAGTAGCACAGAATTGAGAAGTAGCAGCCCCTTGAACATCTTTTCTTCTTGGGGATTGGCAGATTGTGGCACCTCTACTACTAAAGAGGCACAAATTCATATGATGGAGAATCATAATACAGAAGAAGCTAAGTGGGATGAGTACCTTCATAACCCTATCTCAATGCTGGCTTCTTCTGTACAAAACCAAGCTCCTGAGTCTCTATGCAATGATATAAAAACATCCATGCATTTGGTACCTGATACTTTAGGGGCTATGCTACCTCATAACCATACCAAGCAGCAAGAACAGTCTCAAACTTCTAGTTTCTTTTCCAAGGACATCCAGAAGCTCAGGGCAGCCTTTGGACACATGTAA
- the LOC102669807 gene encoding uncharacterized protein, with protein sequence MRLETQRKRCRRMRKSEKKDKENVMVVSDESRLRVITRPKGGRRSLCMDLEEVKACRDTLSSFSNSTLDTSSGVTSPICCISSPGDDPKDVKARLKLWAQAVAASASRYGT encoded by the exons ATGAGGCTCGAAACACAAAGGAAAAGGTGTAGGAGAATGAGAAAGAGTGAGAAAAAAGACAAGGAAAACGTGATGGTTGTAAGTGATGAAAGTAGGTTGAGGGTGATAACAAGGCCAAAAGGTGGAAGAAGGTCACTGTGCATGGACTTGGAGGAAGTGAAGGCTTGTAGAGATACCCTCTCCTCTTTCTCCAATTCCACACTTGACACTAGTAGTGGTGTTACTTCACCAATTTGCTGCATCTCTAGTCCCG GTGATGATCCAAAAGATGTAAAGGCTCGGCTCAAGCTGTGGGCACAGGCAGTAGCAGCATCTGCATCCAGATACGGCACTTAA
- the LOC100786972 gene encoding pectin acetylesterase 6: MTMKLLLLVAVVEVACLVSGILSFGSETLSELSFLENDVVSTARPSSSSQPLMVDLTLIQGADSKGAVCLDGTVPGYHLDRGFGSGADSWLIHLEGGGWCNTIRNCVYRKNTRRGSSKYMENQIPFTGILSNKPEENPDFFNWNRVKLRYCDGASFSGDSEDESAQLQFRGQKIWLAAMEELMSKGMQKADQALLSGCSAGGLASIIHCDEFRSLFPKSSKVKCLSDGGFFLDVMDVSGGRTLRTLFGGVVQLQELQKNLPKSCLDQLDPTSCFFPQNMIEHVETPLFLLNAAYDVWQVQASLAPPSADRLGSWNECKSNHANCSSSQMQFLQDFRNQMLSDIKDFSSSSQTGLFINSCFAHCQSERQETWFADDSPLIEDKPIAVAIGDWYFDREVVKAIDCAYPCDNSCHNLVFNFK, translated from the exons ATGACAATGAAGCTGCTGCTTTTGGTAGCCGTTGTTGAAGTTGCATGCTTAGTTTCTGGGATCTTGTCCTTTGGATCTGAGACACTCTCTGAGCTTTCTTTCTTAGAAAACGATGTCGTCTCAACAGCAAGACCTTCCTCTTCATCTCAACCTCTTATGGTCGACCTCACTCTCATTCAAGGAGCTGATTCTAAAGGAGctg TCTGTTTGGATGGAACGGTGCCTGGATACCATTTGGATCGtggatttggatctggtgcagATAGTTGGCTAATTCATTTGGAG GGAGGAGGATGGTGTAATACCATCAGAAACTGTGTCTATAGAAAAAATACTCGTCGTGGATCCTCGAAATACATGGAAAATCAAATACCATTCACGGGAATATTGAGCAACAAACCTGAAGAAAACCCTG ATTTCTTTAACTGGAATAGAGTTAAATTACGGTACTGTGATGGGGCGTCTTTCAGTGGAGATAGTGAAGATGAG TCTGCACAGCTTCAATTTCGAGGACAAAAAATATGGCTAGCTGCAATGGAGGAATTAATGTCCAAAGGAATGCAGAAAGCCGATCAG GCACTTCTCTCTGGATGCTCTGCGGGTGGTCTGGCATCGATAATACACTGTGATGAGTTCCGGAGCTTGTTTCCAAAATCTTCCAAAGTCAAATGTTTGAGTGATGGAGGTTTTTTTCTTGACGt AATGGATGTATCTGGGGGACGCACACTGAGGACTCTTTTTGGAGGTGTGGTTCAGTTGCag GAGTTACAAAAAAATCTGCCAAAAAGTTGTCTTGACCAACTAGACCCAACTTCG TGCTTCTTTCCTCAGAATATGATCGAACATGTTGAGACCCCATTGTTTCTACTCAACGCTGCTTATGATGTGTGGCAG GTCCAAGCTAGTTTAGCCCCACCTTCAGCTGACCGCCTTGGCTCTTGGAATGAATGCAAATCGAACCATGCAAATTGTAGCTCATCTCAAATGCAGTTCCTCCAAG ACTTCAGAAATCAAATGCTTAGTGACATTAAAGACTTCTCGAGCTCATCTCAAACTGGGCTATTCATAAATTCTTGTTTTGCTCATTGTCAGTCTGAGAGACAGGAGACATGGTTTGCTGATGACTCTCCCCTTATCGAGGACAAG CCAATTGCAGTTGCTATTGGAGACTGGTATTTTGATCGAGAAGTTGTCAAAGCTATTGACTGTGCTTACCCGTGTGACAACAGCTGCCATAATCTGGTGTTTAACTTTAAGTGA